One segment of Psychrilyobacter piezotolerans DNA contains the following:
- a CDS encoding nucleotidyltransferase substrate binding protein, translating into MAKRWDERISDYKNALERLNEAIEESKTINSSTIRDGVIQRFEFTLELSWKVMKYFLNSEGLTEAKAPKSTIRAGFNNEVIKNAKLWIDMIEDRNLTTHTYSQSTSDEIYEKIIHSYYKELKVFYLNMKDKEVE; encoded by the coding sequence ATGGCTAAAAGATGGGATGAAAGAATATCTGATTATAAAAACGCATTGGAACGTTTAAATGAGGCTATAGAAGAAAGTAAAACAATAAACTCCTCTACCATAAGAGATGGTGTTATACAGAGATTTGAATTTACACTGGAATTATCCTGGAAAGTGATGAAATATTTCCTTAATTCCGAAGGTCTTACAGAAGCCAAAGCTCCCAAAAGTACTATTCGGGCAGGATTTAATAATGAAGTTATAAAAAATGCCAAATTGTGGATAGATATGATAGAGGATAGAAACCTGACTACCCATACTTACTCCCAATCAACTTCTGATGAAATATATGAAAAAATCATTCACTCCTATTACAAAGAATTAAAAGTTTTTTATCTAAATATGAAAGATAAAGAGGTGGAATAA
- a CDS encoding nucleotidyltransferase family protein encodes MFGLEKRSEEELRAILILHGVEKAVIFGSRGSKKYKKTSDIDIAVFGDFTSTEINLMRWDIEESRIIYFVDLVHFEKVTDEEFKKSILEGKEFKIY; translated from the coding sequence ATGTTTGGATTAGAGAAGAGATCCGAGGAAGAATTAAGAGCTATTTTAATTCTACACGGGGTAGAAAAAGCAGTTATTTTTGGTTCCAGAGGAAGTAAAAAATATAAAAAAACTTCCGACATAGATATCGCTGTATTTGGTGATTTTACCAGCACAGAAATAAACTTAATGAGATGGGATATAGAGGAAAGCAGGATAATATATTTTGTAGATTTAGTTCACTTTGAAAAAGTAACAGATGAGGAGTTTAAAAAGAGTATTTTAGAAGGAAAAGAGTTCAAAATATATTAA